From the genome of Eucalyptus grandis isolate ANBG69807.140 chromosome 2, ASM1654582v1, whole genome shotgun sequence, one region includes:
- the LOC104432652 gene encoding non-specific phospholipase C1 yields the protein MKSPRRPTLAALFFLFLVASSQALDLNRRGKHKIDGPIKTLVVIVMENRSFDHVLGWLKSTRPDIDGLTGQESNPLNVSDPGSPSVRVADDAVFVDWDPGHSFQAIREQIFGSEDSSADPNMKGFAQQAEGMEEGKSKTVMSGFKPRLLPAYTALANEFAVIDRWFASVPASTQPNRFYVHSATSHGATSNVRKDLVHGFPQKTIFDSLEESGLSFGIYYQNIPATMFFSSLRRLKHITKFHSYSLKFKLDAKLGKLPNYVVVEQRYFDVNVFPANDDHPSHDVAIGQRFVKEVYETLRASPQWKEMALLITYDEHGGFYDHVPTPVSHVPNPDGIVGPDPFYFHFDRLGVRVPTLLVSPWIDKGTVIHTPEGPTPHSQFEHSSIPATVKKLFNLKSNFLTKRDAWAGSFERYFYLRNTPRDDCPETLPEVTSQLRPRGPKEDAKLSEFQVELIQLAQQLNGDYVLNTYPDLGKSMTVSQANRYAENAVRSFLEAGRAALRAGANDSAIIKMRPSLTSRSAGGHQSWCEEL from the exons ATGAAGTCGCCGCGGCGACCGACGCTCGCCGCgctgttcttcctcttcctcgtcGCCTCCTCCCAAGCCCTCGACCTGAACCGCCGGGGGAAGCACAAGATCGATGGGCCCATCAAAACCCTCGTCGTCATCGTCATGGAGAACCGCTCCTTTGACCACGTCCTGGGGTGGCTCAAGTCCACCCGCCCCGACATCGACGGCCTGACGGGCCAGGAGTCGAACCCGCTCAACGTGTCGGACCCGGGCTCCCCCTCCGTCCGGGTCGCCGACGACGCCGTCTTCGTCGATTGGGACCCGGGCCACTCCTTCCAGGCGATCCGGGAGCAGATATTCGGGTCCGAGGACAGCTCCGCCGATCCGAACATGAAGGGGTTCGCCCAGCAAGCGGAGGGCATGGAAGAGGGCAAGTCCAAGACCGTCATGAGCGGGTTCAAACCGCGCCTCCTGCCGGCTTACACCGCGCTGGCGAACGAGTTCGCGGTGATCGACCGGTGGTTCGCTTCCGTCCCGGCCTCGACCCAGCCGAACCGGTTCTACGTCCACTCGGCCACCTCTCATGGCGCCACCAGCAACGTCCGCAAGGACCTGGTCCACGGGTTCCCTCAAAAGACGATATTTGATTCTCTGGAGGAGAGCGGGCTCAGCTTCGGGATATATTACCAAAATATCCCCGCCACCATGTTCTTCAGCAGCCTCAGGAGGCTGAAGCACATAACCAAGTTCCATAGCTACTCTCTGAAGTTCAAATTGGATGCCAAATTGGGTAAGTTGCCGAATTACGTGGTGGTGGAGCAACGTTATTTCGATGTGAATGTCTTTCCGGCGAATGATGATCACCCGTCGCACGACGTGGCGATCGGACAGAGGTTCGTGAAGGAGGTGTACGAGACGCTGAGGGCAAGCCCGCAGTGGAAAGAGATGGCCCTGCTGATCACCTACGATGAGCATGGTGGGTTCTATGATCACGTGCCCACGCCGGTCTCTCACGTGCCTAACCCCGATGGGATCGTCGGGCCCGACCCGTTTTACTTCCATTTCGACCGGTTGGGCGTTCGGGTCCCGACGTTATTGGTCTCTCCGTGGATCGACAAGGGTACTG TGATACACACACCTGAAGGGCCGACACCACACTCGCAGTTTGAACACTCATCCATCCCAGCAACTGTCAAGAAGCTTTTCAATCTTAAGTCAAACTTCTTGACAAAGAGAGATGCATGGGCCGGCAGTTTTGAGAGGTACTTCTACCTGCGCAACACTCCGCGGGACGATTGTCCAG AAACCCTTCCAGAGGTTACATCACAACTTCGGCCACGGGGCCCAAAGGAAGATGCTAAACTCTCCGAGTTCCAAGTTGAACTGATCCAACTCGCGCAACAGCTGAACGGCGACTACGTGCTTAACACCTATCCAGACCTTGGCAAATCCATGACGGTCAGCCAGGCCAACAGATACGCGGAGAACGCGGTGAGGAGCTTCCTGGAAGCTGGAAGGGCTGCTCTAAGAGCTGGAGCCAACGATTCTGCAATCATCAAGATGAGGCCATCCCTCACGAGCCGAAGCGCGGGAGGGCATCAGAGTTGGTGCGAAGAACTGTGA
- the LOC104432653 gene encoding villin-1 translates to MSRLSKDIDPAFQGAGTKGGLEIWCIENLRLVRVPRASHGKFYSGSAYIVLNTVVGKSGSPQHSIHYWLGTDVKEDDLALASDKALELDEALGSCAVQYREVQGQETEKFLSFFKPCIIPIEGVYKSETGISNGEKYCISLFACKGEHVVHVKEVAFGRSSLNHYDVFILDTASKIFLFSGCNSSIQERARALEVVHYIKENKHHGNCEVATIEDGKFVGDADVGEFWSFFGGYAPIPRDSTSAFEKQEIVQSVKLFRIMTRGKLFEVAKELLNRELLDKDKCYMLDCHTEIFVWMGRCTSMTERKSSISATEDFLRNEGRSTSTHVTLLTEGLETARFKSNFVNWPKKEELKLYEEGRGKVAAMFKQHGYDVKELLEDDHEPLINCRGTIKVLQVNSGEAYLIPLPDQSKLFSGDCYIVQYTYPGKGRDENLFYAWFGRASQMEDRVDALSHMYAIADSTRGFPTLAQVYQDNEPEQFFSVFQTLIVFKGGKSSRYKKLIAETGMPDETFDETKTALFRVQGKNSNNMQAIQVDQVSSSLNSSYCYILQTGLSVFAWIGNLSSTEDHELLDRMIEIINPTWQPVSIREGSEPDIFWQALGGKTEYPKEKKVKQYIEGPHLFAVTLIEGDIKLKEIYNFTQGDLTTEDVLILDCQSELYVWIGRLSSVTSKEAHILGQKFLEMDILCEGLPQETPMYMVVEGQEPPFFTRHFSWDPSQAIMHGNSFERKLSLLKGGSQQSEVSVRNSWPAGSRGGTPEGSRRNSISSNGRAKSASPIPNVLGVISCTSENQLPYSPSPAEVKLFAGSSPQNGSSDDSSAFASSPVLQPMAPPDNVRVDQVEGSDASDNLSIYPYERLKVRSVDPVTGIDITRREAYLSEEEFREIFGITKTAFYQLPKWRQNKLKMSLHLF, encoded by the exons TGGTTTAGAGATTTGGTGCATTGAGAATCTTCGCTTAGTTCGCGTCCCAAGGGCTTCACATGGGAAATTCTATTCTGGGAGCGCATACATAGTGTTGAAT ACGGTTGTGGGAAAGAGTGGCTCTCCTCAGCATAGCATTCACTACTGGCTAGGAACTGATGTTAAGGAG GATGATCTAGCTCTGGCATCAGATAAAGCCCTTGAATTAGATGAAGCCTTAGGGTCTTGTGCTGTGCAATATAGAGAAGTTCAAGGCCAAGAAACAGAGAAGTTTTTGTCCTTCTTCAAACCATGCATTATACCCATCGAAGGAGTGTACAAGTCAGAAACAGGAATTTCGAATGGGGAAAAGTACTGCATCAGCTTGTTTGCATGCAAGGGAGAGCATGTTGTTCATGTTAAAGAG GTTGCATTTGGTCGATCATCCTTGAATCACTATGATGTGTTCATATTGGACACTgcttcaaaaatatttcttttcagTGGGTGCAACTCTAGCATACAGGAAAGAGCTCGAGCTCTGGAAGTTGTTCACTACATCAAGGAAAATAAGCATCATGGAAACTGTGAGGTGGCAACCATAG AGGATGGTAAGTTTGTTGGTGATGCTGATGTCGGCGAGTTCTGGAGTTTCTTTGGTGGCTATGCTCCTATTCCTCGAGATTCTACATCTGCATTCGAGAAGCAGGAAATTGTTCAATCTGTTAAATTGTTCAG GATAATGACTCGGGGGAAACTATTTGAAGTGGCAAAGGAGCTATTGAACCGAGAATTGCTTGACAAAGATAAGTGCTATATGTTGGACTGTCATACCGAGATTTTTGTATGGATGGGCAGGTGCACCTCAATGACGGAACGGAAGTCATCGATTTCAGCTACAGAA GATTTTCTCCGAAATGAGGGCAGATCAACAAGTACTCATGTGACCTTATTAACTGAAGGATTAGAAACTGCCAGGTTCAAGTCAAACTTTGTAAATTGGCCGAAGAAAGAGGAACTGAAGTTGTATGAAGAAGGTCGAGGGAAAGTAGCAG CTATGTTCAAGCAACATGGTTATGATGTAAAGGAGCTTTTAGAAGATGACCATGAGCCACTTATAAACTGCAGAGGGACAATCAAA GTCCTGCAGGTCAATAGTGGGGAGGCATACCTTATTCCACTTCCAGATCAGTCAAAGCTTTTCAGTGGTGATTGCTATATTGTGCAGTACACTTACCCTGGAAAAGGAAGGGATGAGAATCTTTTCTATGCTTGGTTTGGGCGTGCTAGTCAAATG GAGGACAGAGTCGATGCTCTTTCTCATATGTATGCCATTGCTGATTCAACCAGGGGGTTTCCAACTTTG GCTCAGGTTTATCAGGATAACGAGCCGGAACAATTTTTCTCGGTTTTCCAAACATTAATTGTTTTCAAG GGAGGTAAAAGTTCAAGGTATAAGAAGCTAATAGCTGAAACAGGCATGCCTGATGAAACTTTTGATGAGACAAAGACAGCACTGTTCCGTGTCCAAGGAAAGAATTCAAATAACATGCAAGCCATCCAAGTCGATCAG GTTTCAAGCTCCCTCAATTCATCTTATTGTTACATCCTCCAGACTGGATTATCAGTCTTCGCTTGGATTGGAAATTTATCTTCAACTGAAGATCATGAACTCCTAGACCGAATGATTGAAATCATAAAT CCCACATGGCAACCTGTGTCTATAAGGGAAGGAAGTGAACCTGACATATTTTGGCAAGCATTAGGGGGAAAGACTGAatatccaaaggaaaaaaaggtgaAGCAGTACATAGAAGGTCCACACTTGTTTGCAGTGACTCTTATTGAGG GTGATATCAAG CTAAAAGAAATATACAACTTCACACAAGGTGATTTGACCACTGAAGATGTTCTCATATTGGACTGCCAAAGTGAACTTTATGTTTGGATTGGGCGCCTGTCTAGTGTTACATCAAAAGAAGCCCATATTCTTGGCCAG AAATTTCTTGAGATGGACATTCTGTGCGAAGGACTTCCTCAGGAGACTCCAATGTACATGGTTGTTGAAGGGCAGGAGCCTCCATTTTTCACTCGCCACTTCTCATGGGATCCATCACAAGCAATT ATGCATGGCAACTCATTTGAGCGGAAACTTTCTCTGCTCAAGGGTGGATCACAACAGTCAGAA GTATCTGTCAGAAATTCATGGCCAGCTGGCTCCAGAGGGGGCACCCCAGAAGGTTCTAGAAGAAATTCAATCAGTTCTAATGGGCGGGCGAAAAGTGCATCGCCTATCCCCAATGTCTTAGGTGTTATAAGTTGCACTTCAGAAAACCAGCTTCCTTACAGCCCTAGTCCAGCTGAGGTTAAGCTGTTTGCGGGATCTTCTCCTCAGAATGGAAGTTCTG ATGATTCATCGGCATTTGCTAGTTCTCCTGTATTACAACCAATGGCGCCTCCTGACAATGTTAGGGTCGATCAGGTTGAAGGAAGTGATGCTTccgacaatttgtcaatataccCATATGAACGACTTAAAGTGAGATCAGTTGACCCAGTTACAGGCATTGATATCACAAGAAGAGAG GCATATTTATCTGAGGAAGAGTTTCGAGAGATATTTGGAATCACGAAAACAGCTTTCTATCAGCTTCCAAAGTGGAGACAAAATAAGCTAAAGATGTCTCTCCATCTGTTTTAG